In Salvelinus alpinus chromosome 20, SLU_Salpinus.1, whole genome shotgun sequence, a genomic segment contains:
- the LOC139546312 gene encoding protein mono-ADP-ribosyltransferase PARP15-like isoform X2 — MEFLKSMKTELGQWLSTDPEYIIEKCEDILSVKQGKAVSNQATAAEKICLLLDEIKKKGEGACVEFYEILKKEKAHYPGLQQHFSKNTQASSSPTVYADCSSTVDSRLVTRNRIKKDLIMHKTIQAGELNPSAQQDNLPQHWDTKPATTSVQLYSIQPGSPEYDEVLGLFRATCPCNTIIKIERVQNPNLWRSFQIQKQEIKGRNNGIINERRLFHATSYTTIEHINNNGFNRSYAGQNAALYGNGTYFAVNASYSADDKFSEPDSKGRKLMYLCRVLTGYFITGEQGMKEPPFKDRSEILRYDSTTKDPSDPTEFVVFRDCQAYPEYLITFLGV; from the exons ATGGAATTTCTGAAGTCAATGAAGACGGAACTGGGCCAGTGGTTATCAACAGACCCTGAGTATATCATTGAAAAGTGTGAAGATATTTTATCAGTTAAACAAGGAAAAGCTGTTTCCAACCAAGCCACTGCTGCAGAGAAGATCTGTCTTCTTTTGGATGAAAtcaagaaaaagggggagggtgCATGTGTGGAGTTCTATGAGATTCTGAAGAAAGAGAAGGCACATTATCCAGGCCTTCAACAGCATTTCAGCAAAAACACACAAG CGTCATCCAGCCCAACGGTTTATGCGGATTGCAGCAGCACTGTTGATTCCCGACTAGTTACCAGGAACCGAATTAAAAAGGACTTGATCATGCATAAAACCATCCAAGCAGGAGAGTTGAATCCATCTG CTCAACAGGATAACCTCCCTCAGCATTGGGATACCAAGCCAGCCACCACTTCTGTCCAGCTCTACTCTATCCAGCCAGGAAGCCCAGAGTATGATGAAGTCCTAGGCCTGTTCCGGGCTACTTGTCCATGCAATACAATTATTAAG ATTGAAAGGGTCCAGAACCCAAACCTGTGGAGAAGCTTCCAGATCCAGAAACAAGAAATCAAGGGCAGAAATAATGGCATAATCAATGAGAGACGTCTTTTCCATGCAACCAGCTACACAACCAtagaacacatcaacaacaacggGTTCAATCGGAGCTACGCTGGACAAAATG ctgcactgtaTGGAAATGGCACCTACTTTGCAGTCAATGCCAGCTACTCTGCTGATGATAAATTCTCCGAGCCGGATAGCAAAGGGAGGAAGTTGATGTACTTATGTCGTGTTCTGACTGGATACTTCATAACGGGAGAACAAGGGATGAAAGAACCTCCATTTAAAGACAGATCCGAGATTTTGCGCTACGATAGTACGACAAAGGACCCATCTGATCCAACAGAGTTCGTAGTCTTCCGCGACTGTCAGGCGTATCCAGAGTACTTGATCACTTTCTTAGGGGTCTAG
- the LOC139546312 gene encoding protein mono-ADP-ribosyltransferase PARP15-like isoform X1 has product MEFLKSMKTELGQWLSTDPEYIIEKCEDILSVKQGKAVSNQATAAEKICLLLDEIKKKGEGACVEFYEILKKEKAHYPGLQQHFSKNTQASSSPTVYADCSSTVDSRLVTRNRIKKDLIMHKTIQAGELNPSGINLSQPPPNANMVAINNSHISAEMITDNDIDGNLDLSWTQAPPPAPVRQASQCPAQQDNLPQHWDTKPATTSVQLYSIQPGSPEYDEVLGLFRATCPCNTIIKIERVQNPNLWRSFQIQKQEIKGRNNGIINERRLFHATSYTTIEHINNNGFNRSYAGQNAALYGNGTYFAVNASYSADDKFSEPDSKGRKLMYLCRVLTGYFITGEQGMKEPPFKDRSEILRYDSTTKDPSDPTEFVVFRDCQAYPEYLITFLGV; this is encoded by the exons ATGGAATTTCTGAAGTCAATGAAGACGGAACTGGGCCAGTGGTTATCAACAGACCCTGAGTATATCATTGAAAAGTGTGAAGATATTTTATCAGTTAAACAAGGAAAAGCTGTTTCCAACCAAGCCACTGCTGCAGAGAAGATCTGTCTTCTTTTGGATGAAAtcaagaaaaagggggagggtgCATGTGTGGAGTTCTATGAGATTCTGAAGAAAGAGAAGGCACATTATCCAGGCCTTCAACAGCATTTCAGCAAAAACACACAAG CGTCATCCAGCCCAACGGTTTATGCGGATTGCAGCAGCACTGTTGATTCCCGACTAGTTACCAGGAACCGAATTAAAAAGGACTTGATCATGCATAAAACCATCCAAGCAGGAGAGTTGAATCCATCTG GAATTAACCTCAGCCAACCGCCCCCAAATGCAAATATGGTTGCAATCAATAACAGTCATATCTCTGCTGAAATGATAACGGACAATGACATCGATGGCAACCTCGATTTGTCTTGGACACAGGCCCCACCTCCAGCCCCAGTCCGACAAGCCTCACAGTGTCCAG CTCAACAGGATAACCTCCCTCAGCATTGGGATACCAAGCCAGCCACCACTTCTGTCCAGCTCTACTCTATCCAGCCAGGAAGCCCAGAGTATGATGAAGTCCTAGGCCTGTTCCGGGCTACTTGTCCATGCAATACAATTATTAAG ATTGAAAGGGTCCAGAACCCAAACCTGTGGAGAAGCTTCCAGATCCAGAAACAAGAAATCAAGGGCAGAAATAATGGCATAATCAATGAGAGACGTCTTTTCCATGCAACCAGCTACACAACCAtagaacacatcaacaacaacggGTTCAATCGGAGCTACGCTGGACAAAATG ctgcactgtaTGGAAATGGCACCTACTTTGCAGTCAATGCCAGCTACTCTGCTGATGATAAATTCTCCGAGCCGGATAGCAAAGGGAGGAAGTTGATGTACTTATGTCGTGTTCTGACTGGATACTTCATAACGGGAGAACAAGGGATGAAAGAACCTCCATTTAAAGACAGATCCGAGATTTTGCGCTACGATAGTACGACAAAGGACCCATCTGATCCAACAGAGTTCGTAGTCTTCCGCGACTGTCAGGCGTATCCAGAGTACTTGATCACTTTCTTAGGGGTCTAG